Proteins co-encoded in one Cinclus cinclus chromosome 17, bCinCin1.1, whole genome shotgun sequence genomic window:
- the LOC134051000 gene encoding glutathione S-transferase theta-1 isoform X1 encodes MGLELYLDLLSQPCRSIYIFARSNNIPFEFKHVELFKDSVLGKKPAAGSGAEQPRAGPSNNEGAGKVSLLKKVPALKDGDFTLAECTAILLYLSRKYNTPDHWYPSDIQKRARVDEYLSWHHANIRANAPKTMWIKVLIPLFTGQPLPSEKLQEVMEGLSTSLKQFEERFLQDKAFIIGSEISLADLVAVVELMQPVGVGCDIFEDRPRLKEWRRRVEDAVGKELFFQAHEMILNIKELSNIQIDPQLKEQLAPVLMKMLK; translated from the exons ATGGGGCTGGAGCTGTACCTGGACCTGCTCTCGCAGCCCTGCCGCTCCATCTACATCTTCGCCCGGAGCAACAACATCCCCTTCGAGTTCAAGCACGTGGAGCTGTTCAAAG ACTCGGTGCTGGGGAAGAAGCcggcggcggggagcggcgcgGAGCAGCCCCGCGCag GGCCGTCAAATAATGAAGGTGCAGGCAAAGTCAGCCTCTTGAAGAAAGTACCAGCACTGAAGGATGGAGACTTCACCCTTGCAGAATG CACTGCCATTCTGCTGTACCTGAGTCGAAAGTACAACACTCCTGACCACTGGTACCCCTCAGACATCCAGAAACGGGCCCGGGTCGATGAGTACCTCTCCTGGCACCACGCTAACATCCGGGCTAATGCTCCTAAGACTATGTGGATCAAG GTGTTGATTCCCCTCTTCACAGGGCAGCCACTGCCCTCGGAGAAGCTCCAGGAGGTTATGGAGGGGCTGTCCACTTCCCTGAAGCAATTTGAAGAAAGGTTTCTGCAGGACAAGGCTTTTATCATTGGCAGTGAGATCTCCCTGGCAGATCTTGTGGCCGTTGTGGAACTGATGCAA CCTGTTGGAGTTGGTTGTGACATCTTTGAAGACAGACCCAGGCTGAAGGAGTGGCGCAGGCGAGTGGAGGATGCTGTGGGGAAGGAGCTTTTTTTCCAAGCCCATGAGATGATCCTCAATATCAAAGAACTGAGCAATATTCAAATCGATCCACAGCTGAAAGAGCAACTGGCGCCTGTGTTGATGAAGATGTTGAAATGA
- the LOC134051000 gene encoding glutathione S-transferase theta-1 isoform X2, with protein MGLELYLDLLSQPCRSIYIFARSNNIPFEFKHVELFKGPSNNEGAGKVSLLKKVPALKDGDFTLAECTAILLYLSRKYNTPDHWYPSDIQKRARVDEYLSWHHANIRANAPKTMWIKVLIPLFTGQPLPSEKLQEVMEGLSTSLKQFEERFLQDKAFIIGSEISLADLVAVVELMQPVGVGCDIFEDRPRLKEWRRRVEDAVGKELFFQAHEMILNIKELSNIQIDPQLKEQLAPVLMKMLK; from the exons ATGGGGCTGGAGCTGTACCTGGACCTGCTCTCGCAGCCCTGCCGCTCCATCTACATCTTCGCCCGGAGCAACAACATCCCCTTCGAGTTCAAGCACGTGGAGCTGTTCAAAG GGCCGTCAAATAATGAAGGTGCAGGCAAAGTCAGCCTCTTGAAGAAAGTACCAGCACTGAAGGATGGAGACTTCACCCTTGCAGAATG CACTGCCATTCTGCTGTACCTGAGTCGAAAGTACAACACTCCTGACCACTGGTACCCCTCAGACATCCAGAAACGGGCCCGGGTCGATGAGTACCTCTCCTGGCACCACGCTAACATCCGGGCTAATGCTCCTAAGACTATGTGGATCAAG GTGTTGATTCCCCTCTTCACAGGGCAGCCACTGCCCTCGGAGAAGCTCCAGGAGGTTATGGAGGGGCTGTCCACTTCCCTGAAGCAATTTGAAGAAAGGTTTCTGCAGGACAAGGCTTTTATCATTGGCAGTGAGATCTCCCTGGCAGATCTTGTGGCCGTTGTGGAACTGATGCAA CCTGTTGGAGTTGGTTGTGACATCTTTGAAGACAGACCCAGGCTGAAGGAGTGGCGCAGGCGAGTGGAGGATGCTGTGGGGAAGGAGCTTTTTTTCCAAGCCCATGAGATGATCCTCAATATCAAAGAACTGAGCAATATTCAAATCGATCCACAGCTGAAAGAGCAACTGGCGCCTGTGTTGATGAAGATGTTGAAATGA
- the LOC134050934 gene encoding glutathione S-transferase theta-1-like, giving the protein MGLELYLDLLSQPCRALYIFARSNNIPFEFKKVQLSKGQHKTEEFRKVNILMKVPALRDGSFTLAESIAILLYLVQKFKTADHWYPSDLQKRARVDEYLSWQHTNIRLKGSKLFLTKVMLPLLTGQPLPPEKLEFVTEELNVALKQFEEKFLQDKPFIAGSEVSLADLVALVELMQPVCAGYDLFEERPKLKEWRRRVEEAVGKELFQEAHQEIMNIKNLTADQFAPELIESFKQLLLKQN; this is encoded by the exons atggggctggagctgtACCTGGACCTGCTCTCGCAGCCCTGCCGGGCACTCTACATCTTCGCCCGGAGCAACAACATCCCCTTCGAGTTCAAGAAGGTGCAGCTGTCTAAGG GGCAGCACAAGACAGAGGAGTTCCGGAAGGTGAACATCCTGATGAAGGTGCCTGCACTTAGGGATGGTTCTTTCACCTTAGCAGAGAG CATTGCAATCCTTCTGTACCTGGTCCAGAAATTCAAGACTGCTGATCACTGGTACCCATCTGACCTGCAAAAACGGGCTAGGGTTGATGAGTACCTGTCCTGGCAGCACACCAACATCCGTTTGAAGGGGAGCAAGTTGTTCTTAACCAAG GTAATGCTGCCTCTCCTCACAGGCCAGCCACTTCCTCCAGAGAAACTGGAGTTTGTTACCGAGGAGCTGAACGTTGCCCTGAAGCAGTTTGAGGAAAAGTTCTTGCAGGACAAGCCCTTTATCGCAGGCAGCGAGGTCTCCCTGGCAGACCTTGTAGCATTGGTGGAGCTCATGCAG cctgtgtgtgctggtTATGACCTGTTTGAGGAGAGGCCCAAGTTAAAGGAGTGGCGCAGGCGGGTGGAAGAAGCTGTGGGGAAGGAGCTCTTCCAGGAAGCCCACCAAGAGATCATGAACATTAAGAACTTGACTGCTGATCAGTTTGCACCTGAGTTGATTGAGAGTTTCAAGCAGCTGCTCCTAAAGCAGAATTAG
- the DDX51 gene encoding ATP-dependent RNA helicase DDX51 isoform X1: protein MALFCIQRYGGEDEQEEEAEAEDRARLLLERLQQQARARQLKKQREAQPQGREGPGNDGLSPGVEPGEGKRKRESEEQPSALRQKKLKTKQQPRSSSEERAGTEEAADGSSPTKKKVNRRKSKVQRGRTEADSEEDIKQQENRNNFRNKSNKKKKTDEETQGHETGKKESSEKAEGNQTTKEELPLVAPGEEANCPPSSVMILGDYNAKPVQKVQPFLPQWLAQPKRVQKRIRDNLCPIREVPGIHPRLLKKLQMNGIESFFPVQAEVIPAILQSASNGYLMGRGGYRPKDICVSAPTGSGKTLSFVIPIVQVLLDRVVCHVRALVVLPTKELAQQVSKVFNVYTDGTGLKVALITGQKSFAKEQEMLVQKKVTGYCSLADIVVATPGRLTDHINQTPGFSLTQLRFLIVDEADRMIDDMHQNCLNRIVKAVFQGENGSGSNMLFQRTKPGPVTAASSCSPQIPLQKLLFSATLTQDPEKLQQLDLFQPRLFTSVYSEKNRDGTETEQDTNNKYTLPEGLSQCYVPCDLNSKPLLLLYFMLTMKFTRVLCFTNSREASHRLFLLVQAFGGITVAEFSSRLPPNERRRTMKEFEQGKIQLLISTDATARGIDVKGVNYVINYDAPQFIRTYIHRVGRTARAGEAGVAFSLVLRIQERRFLRMLRDAGIQDIKKHPVKGNSLKPLVQQYEGALCKLEKTVKNERAQKRA from the exons ATGGCGCTGTTCTGCATCCAGAG GTACGGCGGGGAGGacgagcaggaggaggaggctgaggcGGAGGACCGGGCTCGGCTCCTGCTAGAgcggctgcagcagcaggcGAGGGCCCGGCAGCTTAAGAAGCAGCGAGAGGCGCAgccccagggaagggaaggccCAGGGAACGACGGGCTGAGCCCCGGGGTGGAGCCCGGcgaaggaaagaggaagagggAAAGTGAAGAACAGCCCAGTGCGCTTAGACAGAAGAAGCTAAAGACAAAACAACAGCCCCGCAGCTCTTCAGAAGAAAGGGCTGGTACTGAGGAAGCAGCAGATGGCAGCAGCCCCACAAAGAAGAaagtaaacagaagaaaatcGAAAGTGCAGCGAGGGAGGACTGAAGCAG ATTCTGAAGAAGACataaaacaacaagaaaacagaaacaacttTAGAAACAAGTctaataaaaagaagaagacaGATGAGGAAACACAAGGACATGaaacagggaagaaagagagcagtgaaaaagctgaaggaaatcAAACTACAAAGGAGGAGCTGCCTTTAGTAGCTCCAGGGGAAGAAGCAAATTGTCCACCCTCTAGTGTGATGATTCTTGGAGACTACAATGCAAAGCCAGTGCAGAAG GTCCAGCCCTTCTTGCCACAGTGGCTTGCTCAACCCAAACGGGTGCAGAAACGCATCAGAGATAATCTATGTCCAATCAGAGAAGTCCCAGGAATCCATCCTCGGCTGCTGAAAAAGCTGCAAATGAATGGAATAGAGTCCTTTTTTCCAG tCCAGGCAGAGGTGATTCCTGCCATTCTGCAGAGTGCCTCCAATGGGTACCTGATGGGGCGGGGGGGATACCGCCCCAAGGACATCTGTGTCTCAGCACCCACGGGCAGTGGGAAGACCCTGTCTTTTGTCATACCCATTGTACAG GTTCTGTTAGATCGAGTGGTTTGCCACGTACGAGCTCTGGTTGTTCTGCCCACCAAAGAACTGGCACAACAG GTGAGTAAAGTGTTCAACGTTTACACTGACGGGACGGGTCTGAAGGTCGCTTTGATTACTGGCCAGAAATCTTTTGCAAAGGAGCAAGAGATGCTTGTCCAGAAAAA AGTGACAGGCTACTGCAGCCTGGCTGACATTGTGGTGGCCACACCTGGGAGGCTCACGGATCACATTAACCAGACCCCAGGCTTCAGCCTGACACAGCTTCGCTTCCTG ATCGTGGATGAAGCTGACCGTATGATTGATGACATGCACCAGAACTGTCTGAACCGAATTGTCAAAGCTGTATTCCAAGGAGAAAATGGCTCTGGCTCCAACATGCTTTTTCAGAGGACCAAACCAGGGCCTGTAACAGCAGCCAG ttcctGCTCTCCTCAGATACCCTTACAGAAATTGCTGTTTTCAGCCACACTGACCCAGGACCCAGAGAAATTGCAGCAGCTGGATTTATTCCAGCCTCGTCTCTTCACATCTGTGTATTCTGAGAAAAATAGAGATGGAACAGAAACTGAACAAGATACTAATAATAAATACACACTCCCTGAGGGGCTATCG CAATGTTATGTGCCTTGTGACCTGAATTCCAAGCCTCTGCTCCTCTTGTATTTCATGCTGACAATGAAATTCACCCGCGTGTTGTGCTTTACCAACTCCAGGGAAGCCTCACACAG GCTGTTCCTGCTGGTTCAAGCCTTTGGTGGAATCACGGTGGCGGAGTTTTCCTCTCGGTTACCTCCAAATGAGAGAAGGAGAACCATGAAGGAGTTTGAACAAGGAAAAATACAACT GTTAATCAGCACAGATGCCACAGCCCGAGGGATTGATGTTAAAGGAGTGAATTATGTGATAAACTATGATGCACCACAGTTCATCAGGACGTACATTCACCG gGTTGGAAGAACAGCTCGTGCAGGAGAAGCAGGTGTTGCTTTCAGCTTGGTCCTTAGAATTCAG GAGCGGCGCTTTCTGCGCATGTTGAGGGATGCTGGCATCCAAGATATAAAGAAACACCCAGTGAAGGGCAACTCATTGAAGCCATTGGTGCAGCAATATGAGGGAGCTCTGTGTAAGCTCGAGAAGACAGTAAAG AATGAGCGAGCACAGAAACGAGCCTGA
- the DDX51 gene encoding ATP-dependent RNA helicase DDX51 isoform X2, translating into MALFCIQRYGGEDEQEEEAEAEDRARLLLERLQQQARARQLKKQREAQPQGREGPGNDGLSPGVEPGEGKRKRESEEQPSALRQKKLKTKQQPRSSSEERAGTEEAADGSSPTKKKVNRRKSKVQRGRTEADSEEDIKQQENRNNFRNKSNKKKKTDEETQGHETGKKESSEKAEGNQTTKEELPLVAPGEEANCPPSSVMILGDYNAKPVQKVQPFLPQWLAQPKRVQKRIRDNLCPIREVPGIHPRLLKKLQMNGIESFFPVQAEVIPAILQSASNGYLMGRGGYRPKDICVSAPTGSGKTLSFVIPIVQVLLDRVVCHVRALVVLPTKELAQQVSKVFNVYTDGTGLKVALITGQKSFAKEQEMLVQKKVTGYCSLADIVVATPGRLTDHINQTPGFSLTQLRFLIVDEADRMIDDMHQNCLNRIVKAVFQGENGSGSNMLFQRTKPGPVTAASSCSPQIPLQKLLFSATLTQDPEKLQQLDLFQPRLFTSVYSEKNRDGTETEQDTNNKYTLPEGLSQCYVPCDLNSKPLLLLYFMLTMKFTRVLCFTNSREASHRLFLLVQAFGGITVAEFSSRLPPNERRRTMKEFEQGKIQL; encoded by the exons ATGGCGCTGTTCTGCATCCAGAG GTACGGCGGGGAGGacgagcaggaggaggaggctgaggcGGAGGACCGGGCTCGGCTCCTGCTAGAgcggctgcagcagcaggcGAGGGCCCGGCAGCTTAAGAAGCAGCGAGAGGCGCAgccccagggaagggaaggccCAGGGAACGACGGGCTGAGCCCCGGGGTGGAGCCCGGcgaaggaaagaggaagagggAAAGTGAAGAACAGCCCAGTGCGCTTAGACAGAAGAAGCTAAAGACAAAACAACAGCCCCGCAGCTCTTCAGAAGAAAGGGCTGGTACTGAGGAAGCAGCAGATGGCAGCAGCCCCACAAAGAAGAaagtaaacagaagaaaatcGAAAGTGCAGCGAGGGAGGACTGAAGCAG ATTCTGAAGAAGACataaaacaacaagaaaacagaaacaacttTAGAAACAAGTctaataaaaagaagaagacaGATGAGGAAACACAAGGACATGaaacagggaagaaagagagcagtgaaaaagctgaaggaaatcAAACTACAAAGGAGGAGCTGCCTTTAGTAGCTCCAGGGGAAGAAGCAAATTGTCCACCCTCTAGTGTGATGATTCTTGGAGACTACAATGCAAAGCCAGTGCAGAAG GTCCAGCCCTTCTTGCCACAGTGGCTTGCTCAACCCAAACGGGTGCAGAAACGCATCAGAGATAATCTATGTCCAATCAGAGAAGTCCCAGGAATCCATCCTCGGCTGCTGAAAAAGCTGCAAATGAATGGAATAGAGTCCTTTTTTCCAG tCCAGGCAGAGGTGATTCCTGCCATTCTGCAGAGTGCCTCCAATGGGTACCTGATGGGGCGGGGGGGATACCGCCCCAAGGACATCTGTGTCTCAGCACCCACGGGCAGTGGGAAGACCCTGTCTTTTGTCATACCCATTGTACAG GTTCTGTTAGATCGAGTGGTTTGCCACGTACGAGCTCTGGTTGTTCTGCCCACCAAAGAACTGGCACAACAG GTGAGTAAAGTGTTCAACGTTTACACTGACGGGACGGGTCTGAAGGTCGCTTTGATTACTGGCCAGAAATCTTTTGCAAAGGAGCAAGAGATGCTTGTCCAGAAAAA AGTGACAGGCTACTGCAGCCTGGCTGACATTGTGGTGGCCACACCTGGGAGGCTCACGGATCACATTAACCAGACCCCAGGCTTCAGCCTGACACAGCTTCGCTTCCTG ATCGTGGATGAAGCTGACCGTATGATTGATGACATGCACCAGAACTGTCTGAACCGAATTGTCAAAGCTGTATTCCAAGGAGAAAATGGCTCTGGCTCCAACATGCTTTTTCAGAGGACCAAACCAGGGCCTGTAACAGCAGCCAG ttcctGCTCTCCTCAGATACCCTTACAGAAATTGCTGTTTTCAGCCACACTGACCCAGGACCCAGAGAAATTGCAGCAGCTGGATTTATTCCAGCCTCGTCTCTTCACATCTGTGTATTCTGAGAAAAATAGAGATGGAACAGAAACTGAACAAGATACTAATAATAAATACACACTCCCTGAGGGGCTATCG CAATGTTATGTGCCTTGTGACCTGAATTCCAAGCCTCTGCTCCTCTTGTATTTCATGCTGACAATGAAATTCACCCGCGTGTTGTGCTTTACCAACTCCAGGGAAGCCTCACACAG GCTGTTCCTGCTGGTTCAAGCCTTTGGTGGAATCACGGTGGCGGAGTTTTCCTCTCGGTTACCTCCAAATGAGAGAAGGAGAACCATGAAGGAGTTTGAACAAGGAAAAATACAACTGTGA
- the LOC134051041 gene encoding macrophage migration inhibitory factor has product MPMFTIYTNVCKDAVPDSLLGDLTQQLAKATGKPAQYIAVHIIPDQMMSFGGSTDPCALCSLYSIGKIGGQQNKTYTKMLCDLISKHLHVSADRIYVNYFDMNAANVGWNGSTFA; this is encoded by the exons ATGCCCATGTTCACCATCTACACCAATGTCTGCAAGGACGCCGTGCCCGACAGCCTGTTGGGCGACCTCACCCAGCAGCTGGCCAAGGCCACTGGCAAACCCGCGCAG TACATAGCTGTGCACATCATACCTGACCAGATGATGTCCTTTGGGGGCTCCACCGATCCCTGCGCGCTCTGCAGCCTCTACAGCATCGGCAAAATAGGAGGGCAGCAGAACAAGACTTACACCAAGATGCTGTGCGATCTGATCTCGAAGCACTTGCACGTATCTGCAGACAG GATCTATGTCAACTACTTTGACATGAATGCTGCCAATGTGGGCTGGAATGGCTCCACCTTTGCGTAG